The window TAAAGGAGTTACCTTATCATCACACCAAGAAGAACATGAGAAGATGAGGCATGTAGAATGAACATTCCTGGGGAATTAATTAGATAGATATGATGTAAGTCCATTGTGTTCCTAATCTTACAAGCAGGTCAGCATTGGAGAAGCTCAGGAGTGCATCAAAGGCAAAAGGACAAAGAGTATGGTGGTTGAATCTGAAGGCAGGACACCGTAAAGTTCTCTGCTGTTCTCGGTTGGCAATGCAGTGGATGTCTGAAAGCCAGAATGCATACATGAAGAAAGGAAGTCTGCATCAATCAGCCTGTATCTGCTACTGCATGAATGCCTGATGAGTTTTTACCATGTCTTCTTGCTTACATAATCTGGATGAGTCTATTATCCTTTTGTCTGATGGCTGCTGCAGATTTGATGTCTGATGATTGCTACTAGAATGAGTCCTTTAGCTGCTGAAGTGTTGTGAAAGAAGTCTGAACGAGCTAATTTACAGAGCATCAAAGTTGCTGTCAGGCTCAACTTTTGTTGCTGTGCAGATTACTACATATAATATAGATCTTAGGATATGGAGTCTGCCATCTTATTCAGCTTTGCTTGTTCATAACTGGTGGAGCTTTTTCTACCATTAGTGTCATATCACATACAGAATTGAGGGATGGAGTTTTTTTGTCCTCTATCATTGGTGTTGTAACATATGGGAAAATAAATTGATATCCAATATAATTTCAACACATAGAATTCAGAGGTACCAAATATAATGACTGTTACAGCTTGATCAGCTCAACTATCTCATTGAAGTAAAATATTTTCTATAATCATCcgagtttaaaatattttttaatatttggatCGCAATAGTTTCAATAATATAGCGATGGTTTCTTTATATGATAAAAGAGATCTATCTTTTATCATTTCTTTatgtgataaaagagtttcaataCGAAAATCTCATCGGATATATTTTTATCATTCCTTTTGATTATCATATTATTTTGTCTATCTTTACATTCCAAGAAATTACATATTGAATCTCTAACATCTCCTTTGAATGACAATCTAaatttagaagaagaagaagaagaagaagaagaatccttATTGCCATCTGGATAGCCTTGTCAGGCTGCTGTGATCAACAGCAGAATCCTTATTGCCATCTGGTGAAGATGCCCAGCAACAGACCTTGCTATTTTCATGGCTTCTGCTGGTGACAGTCTGCAAGTGAAGCTGTAGATGAATCCCAACGAAGTGTGAATTATTGGGAGAGGGAGGGGACCTCCTTGCATGTCTCCCCTCATGTCCAaatctcacacttctctttcGAGTACTGACAGCAGCGTAAAGAGGAAATAAATAAAGGTATCAGTTATATCACGCATACAGACGCAGTCTCCGATCAGCCATATGCCCTGTAACCTTCACAGGAACTTCCAATGCTAAAAGCAAGGAGGGGTGGGGGAAGGAGTTCATATCATGCACCATAGAATTGACCACTGCTTGCTTACAGAAAATGTCAGCTACAGGTTGCAGAGATTGATGTGGAAGCCAGCCAACAGATTTATGAATCCCATTAGAAGTTCGCCATTGAATCATTGATCAATGTTTCAGGCAAATTCTAGTTTAATACTTGCACTTCAACTAAAAATCCATGCCAAttctatcaaaaaaataaaaaaaaatctccaatAATCCGATTATGATTAAATGTTTACATTTTGAACAATAATCGAATTCATCGTTGAttgatgactcatagttttcagaACCAAATCGATCACTATGTCGATCATACTTTAATTCAGATCTATgggtaagtttttttttttttttcattctttttttctttaaataattGTGATATGATGGTCATTGTATTAGGTCACTATGATGATAAAAGAGAGAGCGACATGAAAGATGATAGGAATTCTTTTTGATGTGATATTTCTCAAATATCCGCTATTATAATTCAACTTtgcttagaaaataaaaatattattgtctTGATTTATTCTAActcgactatatatatatatttatatatttcgaTGGAACCAATTCATCTGATCTACTATCGATTATTGTCCTTCCATATCGATCCAATatcacaaaaaaatatatatatatgaaaaagtttcaagtaaaataaaaaatctttaaattttatgacatcttcttCATCCGACAACAGAGGACAATGTCACCAATATCAAGTAGGCCACTTCCACTAGCTTTGCCGGTGGCGACCATAGAATTTTCTCTAGTTTGAtggaagaaaacaagaaaataaatGCAATCATTGCCACTACCATCCTTGGGTAGATCTATCTACTGTAATCACATTTTTGTACTATTAGTCATCTAATGAAGAGACCAATTAATGCGATGCCGACACaactcatcaaataattttgaCATACCATATATTAATACTAATAATATATGAGAAGGATcttagtatttttcttttttaaagttatacatctaTCCAAAGACAAAATGTGTTATTATTGAAGAGTTTTATTGTGAATAAGATGATTTCATTTATTGAGGTAACATGTATTTACATTGATCTCTCTCCATTGTatgtttaaattatatatttaaatatatgattgatcCTCAAATTATAGATTGATTGAGGATTAAAGAATGTAGAGTTGATATCTCGTATTTGTCTATATCATGTTCTTTTATCATGCACTCGTAAAATTGAGCTTCTATCAAGAATATCAATTTTGGATCGATGCAACTGAAATATTATAATGAAGAAGTCTAAATTGATATAGtataatcttatttatatcaagataattatatttaaattcaaaCTCTAATATTGCTGACAGTAGATAGATAGATTGGATCTCTTCTAGGAACCGACCGAAGCAATTATTTACATCAAATCTAGCGGGGCCAATACAGGGGAGACACGCATCTGTGCGTGCCGGTGCCGTTGGCCACCCATGGAAGACGCCATTAAATCTCCTGCTCTCCTCCTTTCTCTCTCccatctctccctctctctgaGCTCGCAGGGAGAAAGGATTGGGTTTCGCCGACATTTGTTTCCGTCCTCCGACCGTAATCCAACCATACGACCCGGTAAGATCCCGTAATCTTGACGCTGCATGCAAGCTTTGTCTGCCAGCTCGCCATTTCCTTCTTTGAAGGATACTTACTCTGCAGTCTCTCTTGTCAGATCTTCTGTACTAAGTCTACTTGTGAAGCTCTTTGTATCTCTTGCTTTTTTGGTTTGTTTTTGTTTGTCGTGCATTACTCTTTGTTGTCTTCACCTTCTATGACTGTGATCTACTTACGGACCGGAGGTGGGAGCTGCTTTCAGTCTTTAGTCTCATCCCTCATTTTGACGAGTTCATAAGCTTGATTTGCTCATCGGTAGCTTTTAAGAGGATTTTATGGTCTTTTGCATTCGTAAGTTTGAGTCGATATCAACACAGAAACTCAGATCATGAAGAATTTTTATGCTCGTTGGGATGGATGTTAGCTTGACTGTCTCATTGCTACTTCTAAGGGGATTTATGGTCTTTTTTGTATtcgtatgttagtcatttgcaacAAAAAAGAAACTCAATTCATGAAGAAGTAGGTTTGTTTTATTGTTTTAGGGATCTCAACTTTCTTTGAGGTTTAGGTTTCTTCCCTCGAAATGACAAGTTCATAAGCTCAATTTTCTCACTGGTAGCTTTTAAGTGGATTTTATGGTCTTTTGAATTCATATGTTGAATCATAGCAACAAAGGAACTCAATTCATGAAGAACTAGAAAGAATTCTTTTATAGTACAGAGGATCTTAACTTGCTTGAAGTTTCGGTTTCTTCCCTCTGTGTGACAAGTTCATAAGCGTAATTTTCTCATTTGTGGCCACAAGAGGATCTTATGATCTTTTGCATTCATAATTCATGAAGGAAAAGGATTCTTTTATAGTATTAGGGGATCATAACTTGCTTGAAACTTTGATTTCTTCCCTCAAGGTTATATGTTCATGAGCTTAAAACATAAGAGGATGTTATGGTCTTTTATAACATGCATTGAATCAATAGCTACACAGAAACTGAACTCATGAAGAACAAGGATTCTTTTATAGATTCAGAAATCTCAACTTGAAGTTAAGGTGAAAGTATTTCTAAATGCACATAATTAACTAACTAGGAGGATTCATCAAGCTACTAAGCAAAGAGGAAACTGAACCATTACAGTTAAGTTGCCATTTGGTATATAGATCATGGTTAACTATGCTGAAAAAGCAAAAGAAAGGTACTTCACCGGAAATCTACTTCAGTTGCTGCAAAAGTCAAGGTTCTTTGGCTTCTTGCATGGATGAATCCTGCCTGTGCGCGAGCTGGAATCGACTTCCTGCATTACAGCTGAAGCGTCACGACAATTCGCTCCAAAACTGTTGCGAAATTTGCGCTTCCGATGACACCTGCTTTGCCTTTTGTAATGCTTCTCCAACTGCTTCATTGCAGCTTTCAGCTTTCAATTCCTCTAGTGTTATTGCTTTCTTAGCACGACTCCTTTACGCATGCCCTATGTTTAGAATCCAGGAATCCCTGAGGACACAGTTTTACAGTTGTATCTGCATTTATAGGTATCAAAGTAGAGTTGCTACGGAAAGGAACTTTTATAGCAGCATGCGGCAAACTACTTGGATGGACCGTCTCATCTTTCTTGCTTTACATACCTGATTTCTATAATTTGATGAGCAGGGTAACACAGCAGCCACCACACCGAGGAGGAAGAGAGGAGCAACAGGCATGAAGGCGCTGATTCTTGTTGGAGGATTTGGCACTCGGTTGCGTCCCTTGACGCTCAGTGTCCCCAAGCCACTGGTTGAGTTCGCAAACAAGCCCATGATTCTGCATCAGGTATAATAATCAGAGTTGGAGTTCTCTACATCTCAACAAATGAGTTCCATGATGATGAATTTGGTTctgcatgcaagatggttgatgaTCTGAGCACTGATTTAAGTGTTGCATGTTCTGATTCTGTTTGTTCTGCAGAAGGGAGAAGATGACATGTTCAAAGATCTTGGTCGATTCAATAAATTACAGCTGTAAATAAAAAGATGATGACTTTGTAGAAAGATTAACCTAACCTTGTTCATCAGCTGTAAATTGATTATAATTTAGGAACATCATAGGGGATAAAAGACACACAGCCTTTACAACAAGAAGCATCTTATTAGTCGGCATAACCTTCTTTTATATCGTTTTCAATTCTTTTTAGGTAACATCAACATGTTTATCTTTTGAATAGTTATGATTTGTTAGGTTCAATCAATCACAGCTGTCAACTATGACACTTAATAAGGATGTCAATTGTAGAGAAGCACCTACTTTTCTTCAGCTATAAGCCGGCTAAAATTGAGGAAAGATGGTAATTGTCCTTTCTTTACTGCTAATTGGCTAAAATTGAGGAAAGACCGTGTTCGATTCAATTAGTCAGATCTGTAATTTTGCTTATAGAAAGGTTAATTCTTCTTGATCAGCAGCAACGCATTCTAACTAGACTAGACGCATCTCGACTGCCATATCCTTCTTTGTATCACTTTCAAACATCATCATGTCTAGTTCATCTTTTTCTTGTAAGCTATGTGACCGCATGGCATCCGCACACATCAGGGGTCCTGCGTAATCCAATTAATTACATCTGGAAACTTCTACTCTTAGTATATGTGTCAATTGTGTAGGAGCACTAAACTTCTCTTCAGCTACAAATTGACAAACAATTTGATTCCTTCAGAGCTAAAAATTGACAACACTCAAAATATGGAGACCGAATGATTCCAATGGTCTCTTTGCATCACTTCAATTCCATTTTAGTTCACACAAACGTCATGACTTGCCATAACCGATTCAACATAGAAACTTTATTCTGCTAGAATTGCTTCTTTCGTAAGAAAATTATGTATTCGATCAATTCTTGAGGATAAGACATTTTGAGGGCATTGAAGATGATAAATCAATGTACTCATACTAGTTCTTGATTGTGTGCAAGTAACACTGACCTCTCCAAGTTGTGCATTGATAAGAATCGTATCACCTGTCTTCAGATTGAAGCTTTGAAAGAGGTTGGAGTGACAGAAGTTGTTCTTGCCATCAACTATCAGCCTGAGGTAAAACTTCCATCTTTGCTAGCCTCTACAGTGTGCAGTCTTCCTGCCTTGTTCTTCCACCTGTGCCAACATCATCAGTTCCATTGCAGGTGATGCTCAACTTCTTGAAGGAATTTGAGAACAAGCTCGGTATCAAAATCACCTGCTCCCAAGAGACTGAGCCACTGGGAACGGCTGGGCCGCTGGCTTTGGCGAGAGACAAGCTGGTAGATGGCTCCGGCGAGCCCTTCTTCGTCCTCAACAGCGACGTCATCAGCGAGTACCCGTTTGCCGAGCTGATCCAGTTCCACAATGCACATGGTGGAGAAGCCACGATTCTGGTGACCCAGGTATTGAATGATCCGAGCTTCTGCAGCGCCTCTCGTCGATCATCTGAGCTCTTCTTGTTCTCGGCAGGTGAATGAGCCGTCCAAGTACGGCGTCGTGGTCATGGACGAAGAAACTGGAAAGGTTGAAAGGTTCGTGGAGAAGCCAAAGGCCTTCGTCGGCAACAAGATCAATGCGGGCATCTACTTGTTGAACCCCTTGGTCCTGGACCGCATCCAACTCAGGCCCACCTCCATCGAGAAGCAGGTCTTCCCTCAGATCGCTGCAGACCAAAAGCTCTTCGCCATGGTGCTCCCCGGGTTCTGGATGGACATCGGGCAGCCCAAGGACTACATCACGGGCTTACGGCTCTACCTGGATGCCCTGCGGAAGAAGTCCCCCAGCAAGCTGGCCGCCGGCTCGCACGTCGTCGGGAACGTGTTGGTGCACGAGACGGCCGTCGTCGGAGAGGGGTGCTTGATCGGGCCGGACGTGTCGGTCGGACCGGGCTGCGTGGTGGAGGCCGGGGTGAGGCTGTCGAGGTGCACGGTGATGCGGGGCACCCGCATCAAGAAGCACGCGTGCGTCTCCGGCAGCATCATCGGCACGCATTCCACCGTGGGTCAGTGGGCGCGGATCGAGAACATGACCATCCTCGGCGAGGACGTGCACGTCGGCGACGAGATCTACAGCAACGGAGGCGTCGTCCTCCCGCACAAGGAGATCAAATCCAGCATCCTGAAGCCTGAGATCGTGATGTGAGCAGTAGAATCTGTCTCTACAAGTGTAACCAATGGTGTTTGTGTGTTCGACTTTTGTGCTGTGCGTGCGGAACTAAGTTGGCAGATGGACCCTCGTGGAAGAAGTCATCGCAACGGATATATGTTTTACTCCTTTACATCAAGAAGCTGTTTACATGTGTGTGTTCTTTTTCCTGACAGATAATTCATCTGCATATCAAGAAATCATTGCAAACATTTTATTGAGGTTTAAACAGCTGATACAAGTATTAGTAATCTAAGGAAGATGACAGCTTATCTATTTACTTCATAAACCTACTACATTTGGGACATCAAACTGGCCACTGCGCTTGTCATCTGATGCACAGCAAAAGCAAGTTCCATTCCACAAGTACTAGAGAAGCAAAGTGAAGCTTTGATTCCATCTTCATCACCTTTGATAGCTTCTCAGTCATTCTTTGGACCTCCATGCCTGTGAGAAACAAGGGCAAATATTTCAGAATTCATGGGGACCTAAAACTCATAACTTGGTATAGAAACCGATGGCTCTAACTAATGCAAGAATTCTCTAATATACGCAGTCTCATACGTACATGCTGAAGGATGGTTTTCATGAGTTGATCGTGATCATCCAAATTGTAGAGAAACAATCTTATTATATTAGatgatttcatatgaaaaagggaaaaaaaaaacacttaattGTCACCATATATTGATGTGTTCACCTTTGTAGATTTGTCACATTCCTTTGACATTCTTCTTggctaaaatatattattaagtcTTATGAGATAAAGAAATAAATCAAACTTATACAAACCAAAACTAAatat of the Musa acuminata AAA Group cultivar baxijiao chromosome BXJ3-2, Cavendish_Baxijiao_AAA, whole genome shotgun sequence genome contains:
- the LOC135631989 gene encoding probable mannose-1-phosphate guanylyltransferase 1, with translation MKALILVGGFGTRLRPLTLSVPKPLVEFANKPMILHQIEALKEVGVTEVVLAINYQPEVMLNFLKEFENKLGIKITCSQETEPLGTAGPLALARDKLVDGSGEPFFVLNSDVISEYPFAELIQFHNAHGGEATILVTQVNEPSKYGVVVMDEETGKVERFVEKPKAFVGNKINAGIYLLNPLVLDRIQLRPTSIEKQVFPQIAADQKLFAMVLPGFWMDIGQPKDYITGLRLYLDALRKKSPSKLAAGSHVVGNVLVHETAVVGEGCLIGPDVSVGPGCVVEAGVRLSRCTVMRGTRIKKHACVSGSIIGTHSTVGQWARIENMTILGEDVHVGDEIYSNGGVVLPHKEIKSSILKPEIVM